TTGTTCAATTAAAACATAGCCATCGATATCTTCATCTTTATACGCCTTTTTAGCCTTAGCTTCAGTGCTATAGTTGTCAAAGTCTTCTGACTTTTTAATTGCTTGCTTTAAGGCAGAATTAGAAGTAACTACCCCGACATAGTTGTCATCACTACCGCCAGCTGATACCATTCCGATAACAAATGAAAAGAAGACGAGCAGAAACGGTGCTAAAATCATCAACAAATATGACCAAGTTTTCACTTCTCTACGGTAGGTTTCTTTAGCGACAAGCCAGATCTTATTCATGACGAGCACCTGCTTTCATCTTGAAAATTTCGTCTAAAGTTGGAGGTTCCTGGTCAAAAGTCTGGATATATTGACCGGCCGAAAGTTGGTTAAAAATATCCTTACCATATTTTTCGTCTGCAAGAATAAGCAGCTTCATTCCATTGTTTTGCAAAATTACATCTTTTACACCTGGCAAGGCTGATAATTCAGCAGCACTTTTGTCTGTCCTGACAAAAATTCGAGTTAAACCAAAGCTGTTCTTAATTTCATTTACTGGGCCATTCAAGACGATATGCCCATCATTGATCATTACGACGTCATCGCACAATTCTTCCACGTTACGCATATCATGATCAGAAAAAATGATTGTAGCGCCTTTTCTTTTTTCTTCCAAAATCAGCTGCTTCAGTAGATCGACATTAACAGGATCTAGTCCACTGAATGGTTCATCTAAAATAATCAATTTAGGTTGATGAATTAAAGTCGCAATCATCTGTACTTTTTGTTGGTTACCTTTAGACAAAGACTTAATCTTATCCATGGGGATCCCTTTAACAGCCAAACGTGATAACCAATCAGGTAATTCTTCTTTTACCTTTTTAGCCGGCATCCCTTTAAGGCTAGCTAAAAACACTACCTGATCTTCAATGGTTAACTTAGGCATCAAACTTCGCTCTTCAGGCAGATAGCCAATATTGTCATAATCTTTAGCGTTGAAAGAATGTCCATCAATACTAATCTGACCGTCATAATCAACGAATTTCAAAATACTATGAAAGATCGTCGACTTACCCGACCCATTTTTACCAACCAGTCCAAGAATACGCCCATCTGACACATTGAAACTAACATCAAACAAAACCTGTGTTGACCCGAAGCTTTTATTTAGGTGTTCTATTTTTAACATAATTTTTCCTCAACTTTTCTATGTTATTGATCGAATATCTAAGAATAATT
This is a stretch of genomic DNA from Lactobacillus crispatus. It encodes these proteins:
- a CDS encoding ABC transporter ATP-binding protein produces the protein MLKIEHLNKSFGSTQVLFDVSFNVSDGRILGLVGKNGSGKSTIFHSILKFVDYDGQISIDGHSFNAKDYDNIGYLPEERSLMPKLTIEDQVVFLASLKGMPAKKVKEELPDWLSRLAVKGIPMDKIKSLSKGNQQKVQMIATLIHQPKLIILDEPFSGLDPVNVDLLKQLILEEKRKGATIIFSDHDMRNVEELCDDVVMINDGHIVLNGPVNEIKNSFGLTRIFVRTDKSAAELSALPGVKDVILQNNGMKLLILADEKYGKDIFNQLSAGQYIQTFDQEPPTLDEIFKMKAGARHE